One genomic segment of Falco peregrinus isolate bFalPer1 chromosome 7, bFalPer1.pri, whole genome shotgun sequence includes these proteins:
- the CHGB gene encoding secretogranin-1 isoform X3: protein MGPLALLGLLGAAALAGASAVPVEKDHTEEVVTRCIVEVLSNALSKTNAPPINPECKEILKKSGRNDRERSENKQLEVRHLKDPGEIENHRPGSVEKEQSQAEEESKKYMKGSDEERLAHEEGRSKEEEDGHHTPIQEERLHTEEKKHYQEIRREEEKSYHSEEESKESKRHDEEVERAVLSKKSRSGGTSTEEFPDGNNPRPVGRWHSEEGLQSPYKRIREGEEGEAEEERSEKHHHESMERDFSHQQEHEESDDSEETVEEKQPYKPKRYHGKHRMGDTSEEKRGHGGEKEVTAEESDTEAAHLWDRRNRHQKHREESEQQHEEKSGYHGRHGAEEVQAKRRADQGSEEYRERWQQSDESSEEENKRHRHSEESNEKWHEERRHHDGSREVRRHRSEGRTYLRGESEEELDGYLGGGSKEKQHRAGGRYRLWDSEGAGSQNAYAQERSGQARRQYSTEDSVEQQRYPGNSEEEEVVEEVGKKHHSSDQMENEENMEEGRYAEREEYRSHLPGENEKRSTASHSPFYLWWKSQPFEKQDSAGEQLLEGKEEGRPTLNEESLFPEYNDYNWWEKKQILSALKHGRTEKRNLGKMNKYDIKRQYNKMDQLAQLLNYRKKSAEFPELYNSGEDMKKRHIIRNDRRSLSQRPLTEEEEKELENLAAMDLELQKIVEKFNDHRRG, encoded by the exons ATGGGGCCGCTGGCGCTGCTCGGCCTCCTGGGGGCCGCCGCCCTGGCAG gtGCCAGCGCAGTTCCAGTGGAAAAAGACCATACTGAAGAAGTG GTAACGCGGTGCATAGTGGAAGTTCTGTCCAACGCTCTATCCAAGACAAATGCACCACCAATTAATCCTGAATGTAAAGAAATCCTGAAGAAGA GTGGTAGAAATGAcagagagaggagtgaaaacaaacagcttgaAGTGAGGCATTTGAAAGACCCAGGAGAGATTGAAAATCATCGTCCTGGGAGTGTGGAGAAAGAACAGAGTCAGGCAGAAGAGGAATCTAAAAAGTACATGAAAGGAAGCGACGAGGAGAGACTTGCTCACGAGGAAGGTAGAagcaaggaagaggaggatggaCACCACACGCCTATTCAAGAAGAGAGACTTCATAcggaagaaaagaaacactatcAGGAAATcagaagagaggaggagaagagctACCACAGTGAAGAGGAAAGTAAGGAGAGCAAGCGTCATGACGAAGAGGTAGAGCGTGCTGTTCTCAGCAAGAAGTCCCGCTCTGGAGGCACAAGCACAGAGGAGTTCCCTGATGGGAATAATCCACGTCCCGTGGGCCGCTGGCACTCGGAGGAGGGACTGCAGAGCCCTTACAAAAGAATTCGTGAAGGTgaagagggagaagcagaggaagaaagaagtgaaaaacacCACCATGAGTCTATGGAGCGTGATTTCTCCCATCAGCAAGAGCACGAAGAATCTGATGACAGCGAAGAAACAGTGGAGGAAAAGCAACCCTACAAACCCAAACGTTATCATGGGAAGCACCGAATGGGTGACACCTCTGAAGAGAAGAGGGGCCATGGTGGTGAAAAAGAAGTAACAGCTGAGGAATCGGACACAGAGGCGGCCCATCTCTGGGACAGAAGGAACCGCCATCAGAAACATCGTGAAGAGTCTGAGCAGCAGCATGAGGAGAAGAGCGGTTATCACGGGAGGCATGGGGCTGAAGAGGTGCAGGCGAAGAGGCGTGCAGACCAGGGAAGCGAGGAGTACAGAGAAAGGTGGCAGCAGAGTGACGAGAGcagtgaggaagaaaacaagaggcATCGCCACAGTGAAGAAAGTAATGAGAAATGGCACGAGGAGAGGAGACACCATGATGGATCGCGTGAGGTGAGGAGGCACCGTTCTGAGGGAAGGACGTATCTTCGAGGGGAAAGCGAGGAAGAGCTGGACGGGTATCTCGGTGGTGGCagcaaggagaagcagcatcGTGCTGGAGGGAGATACCGCTTGTGGGACAGTGAAGGTGCAGGGTCACAGAACGCGTACGCTCAAGAACGCAGTGGGCAGGCCAGAAGACAGTACAGCACTGAGGACAGTGTAGAGCAGCAGCGCTACCCTGGCaacagtgaggaggaggaggtggtggaggaagTAGGAAAGAAGCATCACAGCAGTGATCAGATGGAAAATGAGGAGAATATGGAGGAAGGAAGATATGCAGAGAGGGAGGAGTACAGAAGCCATCTCCCTGGGGAGAATGAGAAGAGAAGTACAGCATCCCACAGCCCTTTCTACCTGTGGTGGAAAAGCCAACCCTTTGAGAAGCAGGACAGTGCAGGGGAGCAGCTTCTGGAGGGCAAAGAGGAGGGCAGGCCCACCCTGAACGAGGAGAGTCTTTTCCCTGAATATAATGACTACAACTGgtgggagaaaaagcaaatccTAAGTGCTCTGAAGCACGGACGCACCGAGAAGAGGAACCTTGGCAAAATGAACAAATATGATATCAAAAGGCAATACAACAAGATGGATCAACTCGCACAACTTCTGAATTACAGGAAGAAATCGGCTGAATTCCCAGAGCTGTACAATTCGGGAGAAGACATGAAAAAACGTCACATAATCAGGAATGACAGAAGAAGTCTGAGCCAGAGGCCTCTGACAGAGGAGGAG gaaaaagaactggaaaaccTGGCTGCAATGGATTTGGAGCTGCAGAAAATAGTGGAGAAGTTTAATGACCACAGAAGAGGCTGA
- the TRMT6 gene encoding tRNA (adenine(58)-N(1))-methyltransferase non-catalytic subunit TRM6 isoform X2 — MYYAREPGKINHLRYDTLAQMLTLGNIRAGNKMIVMETCAGLVLGAVMERMGGYGSIIQMYPGGGPVRAATTCFGFPKAFFNNLHEFPLSKVDSLLSGTFSTETLPSEPEDNALGEEESNGVTDEKQISLQETEEESTTEAAMEINQTEEQETMDINAEDVEFKENKEKENKENVREKQRKQWERRKKLIETAALLRERNADGLIVASKFHPTPLLLSLLEFVAPSRPFVVYCQYKEPLLECYTKLRERGGVINLKLSETWLRNYQVLPDRSHPKLTMSGGGGYLLSGITVVLDKGRSDSSNLEALKTEEPSSKRCKVQDLHC; from the exons ATGTATTATGCAAGGGAACCTGGAAAAATTAA CCACTTGCGATATGACACCCTGGCTCAGATGTTGACTTTAGGAAACATCCGTGCTGGCAACAAGATGATTGTAATGGAAACGTGTGCAGGCCTTGTGCTGGGTGCGGTGATGGAGCGAATGGGAG GCTATGGATCCATTATTCAGATGTATCCAGGAGGGGGACCTGTTAGAGCTGCTACCACTTGTTTTGGatttccaaaagcttttttcaaTAATCTTCATGAATTTCCTCTCAGCAAAGTGGATAGTCTCCTCTCTGGGACATTTTCTACGGAGACTCTGCCCTCAGAACCTGAAGATAATGCgctaggggaagaagaaagcaacGGAGTGACTGATGAGAAGCAGATTTCCCTGcaggaaacagaagaggaaTCTACTACTGAAGCAGCTATGGAGATCAACCAAACAGAAGAGCAAGAAACAATGGACATCAATGCTGAAGATGtagaatttaaagaaaacaaagaaaaagaaaataaagaaaat gttcgggaaaagcaaagaaaacaatgggagagaaggaaaaagctgatagaaactgctgctttgctgagagAGAGGAATGCTGATGG CTTAATTGTAGCCAGCAAGTTTCACCCCACTCCTTTATTACTTTCATTATTGGAATTTGTTGCTCCTTCAAGGCCTTTTGTTGTCTACTGCCAGTATAAAGAG ccatTATTAGAATGTTACACAAAGCTGAGGGAGAGAGGCGGTGTTATTAACCTAAAGCTGTCTGAAACCTGGCTACGAAACTACCAG gtcttaCCAGATCGAAGCCATCCAAAACTGACCATGAGCGGAGGTGGAGGGTACCTTCTGTCTGGTATAACTGTTGTCTTGGATAAGGGCAGATCTGATTCCAGTAATTTAGAAGCACTGAAGACGGAAGAGCCATCATCAAAAAGGTGCAAAGTTCAAGACCTTCATTGTTAA
- the CHGB gene encoding secretogranin-1 isoform X2 translates to MEGKEMPPSHNSEESTVLDLPFVCDLAECFLPSHSSENSEELFLSVDTFPSPPTGASAVPVEKDHTEEVVTRCIVEVLSNALSKTNAPPINPECKEILKKSGRNDRERSENKQLEVRHLKDPGEIENHRPGSVEKEQSQAEEESKKYMKGSDEERLAHEEGRSKEEEDGHHTPIQEERLHTEEKKHYQEIRREEEKSYHSEEESKESKRHDEEVERAVLSKKSRSGGTSTEEFPDGNNPRPVGRWHSEEGLQSPYKRIREGEEGEAEEERSEKHHHESMERDFSHQQEHEESDDSEETVEEKQPYKPKRYHGKHRMGDTSEEKRGHGGEKEVTAEESDTEAAHLWDRRNRHQKHREESEQQHEEKSGYHGRHGAEEVQAKRRADQGSEEYRERWQQSDESSEEENKRHRHSEESNEKWHEERRHHDGSREVRRHRSEGRTYLRGESEEELDGYLGGGSKEKQHRAGGRYRLWDSEGAGSQNAYAQERSGQARRQYSTEDSVEQQRYPGNSEEEEVVEEVGKKHHSSDQMENEENMEEGRYAEREEYRSHLPGENEKRSTASHSPFYLWWKSQPFEKQDSAGEQLLEGKEEGRPTLNEESLFPEYNDYNWWEKKQILSALKHGRTEKRNLGKMNKYDIKRQYNKMDQLAQLLNYRKKSAEFPELYNSGEDMKKRHIIRNDRRSLSQRPLTEEEEKELENLAAMDLELQKIVEKFNDHRRG, encoded by the exons gtGCCAGCGCAGTTCCAGTGGAAAAAGACCATACTGAAGAAGTG GTAACGCGGTGCATAGTGGAAGTTCTGTCCAACGCTCTATCCAAGACAAATGCACCACCAATTAATCCTGAATGTAAAGAAATCCTGAAGAAGA GTGGTAGAAATGAcagagagaggagtgaaaacaaacagcttgaAGTGAGGCATTTGAAAGACCCAGGAGAGATTGAAAATCATCGTCCTGGGAGTGTGGAGAAAGAACAGAGTCAGGCAGAAGAGGAATCTAAAAAGTACATGAAAGGAAGCGACGAGGAGAGACTTGCTCACGAGGAAGGTAGAagcaaggaagaggaggatggaCACCACACGCCTATTCAAGAAGAGAGACTTCATAcggaagaaaagaaacactatcAGGAAATcagaagagaggaggagaagagctACCACAGTGAAGAGGAAAGTAAGGAGAGCAAGCGTCATGACGAAGAGGTAGAGCGTGCTGTTCTCAGCAAGAAGTCCCGCTCTGGAGGCACAAGCACAGAGGAGTTCCCTGATGGGAATAATCCACGTCCCGTGGGCCGCTGGCACTCGGAGGAGGGACTGCAGAGCCCTTACAAAAGAATTCGTGAAGGTgaagagggagaagcagaggaagaaagaagtgaaaaacacCACCATGAGTCTATGGAGCGTGATTTCTCCCATCAGCAAGAGCACGAAGAATCTGATGACAGCGAAGAAACAGTGGAGGAAAAGCAACCCTACAAACCCAAACGTTATCATGGGAAGCACCGAATGGGTGACACCTCTGAAGAGAAGAGGGGCCATGGTGGTGAAAAAGAAGTAACAGCTGAGGAATCGGACACAGAGGCGGCCCATCTCTGGGACAGAAGGAACCGCCATCAGAAACATCGTGAAGAGTCTGAGCAGCAGCATGAGGAGAAGAGCGGTTATCACGGGAGGCATGGGGCTGAAGAGGTGCAGGCGAAGAGGCGTGCAGACCAGGGAAGCGAGGAGTACAGAGAAAGGTGGCAGCAGAGTGACGAGAGcagtgaggaagaaaacaagaggcATCGCCACAGTGAAGAAAGTAATGAGAAATGGCACGAGGAGAGGAGACACCATGATGGATCGCGTGAGGTGAGGAGGCACCGTTCTGAGGGAAGGACGTATCTTCGAGGGGAAAGCGAGGAAGAGCTGGACGGGTATCTCGGTGGTGGCagcaaggagaagcagcatcGTGCTGGAGGGAGATACCGCTTGTGGGACAGTGAAGGTGCAGGGTCACAGAACGCGTACGCTCAAGAACGCAGTGGGCAGGCCAGAAGACAGTACAGCACTGAGGACAGTGTAGAGCAGCAGCGCTACCCTGGCaacagtgaggaggaggaggtggtggaggaagTAGGAAAGAAGCATCACAGCAGTGATCAGATGGAAAATGAGGAGAATATGGAGGAAGGAAGATATGCAGAGAGGGAGGAGTACAGAAGCCATCTCCCTGGGGAGAATGAGAAGAGAAGTACAGCATCCCACAGCCCTTTCTACCTGTGGTGGAAAAGCCAACCCTTTGAGAAGCAGGACAGTGCAGGGGAGCAGCTTCTGGAGGGCAAAGAGGAGGGCAGGCCCACCCTGAACGAGGAGAGTCTTTTCCCTGAATATAATGACTACAACTGgtgggagaaaaagcaaatccTAAGTGCTCTGAAGCACGGACGCACCGAGAAGAGGAACCTTGGCAAAATGAACAAATATGATATCAAAAGGCAATACAACAAGATGGATCAACTCGCACAACTTCTGAATTACAGGAAGAAATCGGCTGAATTCCCAGAGCTGTACAATTCGGGAGAAGACATGAAAAAACGTCACATAATCAGGAATGACAGAAGAAGTCTGAGCCAGAGGCCTCTGACAGAGGAGGAG gaaaaagaactggaaaaccTGGCTGCAATGGATTTGGAGCTGCAGAAAATAGTGGAGAAGTTTAATGACCACAGAAGAGGCTGA
- the TRMT6 gene encoding tRNA (adenine(58)-N(1))-methyltransferase non-catalytic subunit TRM6 isoform X1: MEGGPGPGPRICEGDCAVLKRDDVFKAVPVLRRRKIIFEKQWFYLDNAIGHIYGTTFEVTSGGNLQPKQEVEETATETKEAGTDNRNIVDDGKSQKLTHDDIKALKDKGIKGQEIVQQLIENSTTFRDKTEFAQDKYIKKKKKKYEAVITIVKPSTRILSTMYYAREPGKINHLRYDTLAQMLTLGNIRAGNKMIVMETCAGLVLGAVMERMGGYGSIIQMYPGGGPVRAATTCFGFPKAFFNNLHEFPLSKVDSLLSGTFSTETLPSEPEDNALGEEESNGVTDEKQISLQETEEESTTEAAMEINQTEEQETMDINAEDVEFKENKEKENKENVREKQRKQWERRKKLIETAALLRERNADGLIVASKFHPTPLLLSLLEFVAPSRPFVVYCQYKEPLLECYTKLRERGGVINLKLSETWLRNYQVLPDRSHPKLTMSGGGGYLLSGITVVLDKGRSDSSNLEALKTEEPSSKRCKVQDLHC; the protein is encoded by the exons aaaaattatttttgagaagCAGTGGTTCTATCTGGATAATGCCATTGGACATATTTATGGAACTACATTTGAAGTAACCAGCGGTGGAAACCTCCAGCCAAAGCAAGAGGTGGAAGAGACTGCCACAG aaacaaaagaagcagGTACAGATAATCGTAACATAGTTGACGATGGAAAGTCTCAAAAACTGACTCATGATGACATAAAGGCTTTGAAGGACAAGGGTATTAAAGGACAG GAAATAGTTCAACAGTTAATAGAGAACAGTACAACATTCAGAGACAAAACAGAATTTGCTCAagataaatacataaagaagaagaaaaaaaa ATATGAAGCAGTTATTACAATTGTGAAACCATCCACTCGCATTCTTTCAACAATGTATTATGCAAGGGAACCTGGAAAAATTAA CCACTTGCGATATGACACCCTGGCTCAGATGTTGACTTTAGGAAACATCCGTGCTGGCAACAAGATGATTGTAATGGAAACGTGTGCAGGCCTTGTGCTGGGTGCGGTGATGGAGCGAATGGGAG GCTATGGATCCATTATTCAGATGTATCCAGGAGGGGGACCTGTTAGAGCTGCTACCACTTGTTTTGGatttccaaaagcttttttcaaTAATCTTCATGAATTTCCTCTCAGCAAAGTGGATAGTCTCCTCTCTGGGACATTTTCTACGGAGACTCTGCCCTCAGAACCTGAAGATAATGCgctaggggaagaagaaagcaacGGAGTGACTGATGAGAAGCAGATTTCCCTGcaggaaacagaagaggaaTCTACTACTGAAGCAGCTATGGAGATCAACCAAACAGAAGAGCAAGAAACAATGGACATCAATGCTGAAGATGtagaatttaaagaaaacaaagaaaaagaaaataaagaaaat gttcgggaaaagcaaagaaaacaatgggagagaaggaaaaagctgatagaaactgctgctttgctgagagAGAGGAATGCTGATGG CTTAATTGTAGCCAGCAAGTTTCACCCCACTCCTTTATTACTTTCATTATTGGAATTTGTTGCTCCTTCAAGGCCTTTTGTTGTCTACTGCCAGTATAAAGAG ccatTATTAGAATGTTACACAAAGCTGAGGGAGAGAGGCGGTGTTATTAACCTAAAGCTGTCTGAAACCTGGCTACGAAACTACCAG gtcttaCCAGATCGAAGCCATCCAAAACTGACCATGAGCGGAGGTGGAGGGTACCTTCTGTCTGGTATAACTGTTGTCTTGGATAAGGGCAGATCTGATTCCAGTAATTTAGAAGCACTGAAGACGGAAGAGCCATCATCAAAAAGGTGCAAAGTTCAAGACCTTCATTGTTAA